A window of Cucurbita pepo subsp. pepo cultivar mu-cu-16 chromosome LG06, ASM280686v2, whole genome shotgun sequence contains these coding sequences:
- the LOC111796602 gene encoding double-strand break repair protein MRE11 isoform X2, which yields MKNTLRILVATDCHLGYLEKDEIRRHDSFQAFEEICSIAEQKQVDFLLLGGDLFHENKPSRSTLVKAIEILRHHCLNDKPVHFQVVSDQTINFPNTFGHVNYEDPHFNVGLPVFSIHGNHDDPAGVDNLSAVDILSACNLVNYFGKMVLGGSGVGQITICPILIKKGSTSVALYGLGNIRDERLNRMFQTPHAVQWMRPEAQEGCQVTDWFNILVLHQNRVKANPKNAINEHFLPRFLDFIVWGHEHECLVDPLEVPGMGFHITQPGSSVATSLIDGESKPKHVLLLEIKGNQYRPTKIPLTSVRPFEYTEIVLKDESDIDSNDQNSIIEHLDKVVQSLIEKSSKRAVNKSELKLPLVRIKVDYSGFMTINPQRFGQKYVGKVANPQDILIFSKASRKGRSDVKIDDSERLRPEELNQQNIEALVAENNLKMEILPVNDLDVALHNFVNKDDKMAFYSCVQYNLEETRSKISQDADPLKFEEEDLILKVGECLEDRVKERNTHSKKDMAFTSSMQSSKDLGSKSSTAVGSAVSFSDDEDTVKASGSKPTRGRKASSKAADDTPIKTSTRGRGRGRGRGTSSLKQTTLDASLGFRQSQRSASAAATATVRSIADTDVMNSASSEEPRENEVEEINDSSENDDSLLSKGRKRTAPRGRGRGSTQSKRGKKSDNSAVQRTFMGRDDSNDDSEDEDNARKRLNKSQPRATRNYGALRKGR from the exons ATGAAAAATACACTTCGAATACTTGTCGCAACAGATTGCCATCTGGGTTATTTGGAGAAGGATGAAATACGGCGGCATGATTCATTCCAGGCATTTGAAGAGATATGCTCAATTGCAGAACAAAAGCAG GTGGATTTTTTACTTCTTGGCGGTGACCTTTTCCATGAGAACAAGCCATCACGATCAACATTAGTGAAGGCAATTGAGATCCTGCGTCATCATTGCCTTAATGATAAACCTGTGCATTTCCAAGTTGTTAGCGACCAAACCATCAATTTTCCAAACAC ATTTGGTCACGTCAACTATGAAGATCCTCATTTTAATGTTGGTTTGCCAGTATTCAGTATTCATGGAAACCATGATGATCCTGCTGGAGTG GACAACCTTTCAGCTGTTGATATTCTCTCTGCATGCAATCTTGTGAACTACTTCGGGAAAATGGTTCTTGGTGGTTCTGGTGTTGGTCAGATCACCATCTGCCCCATTCTTATCAAAAAG GGTTCAACATCCGTGGCTCTTTATGGTCTTGGAAATATTAGAGATGAAAGACTGAACAGGATGTTCCAG ACACCACATGCTGTTCAGTGGATGCGGCCTGAAGCGCAGGAAGGCTGTCAAGTGACAGACTGGTTCAACATTCTGGTACTTCATCAAAACAG AGTAAAGGCAAATCCTAAAAATGCAATAAATGAGCATTTTTTACCTCGCTTCTTGGACTTCATTGTCTGGGGACATGAACACGAATGTTTGGTTGACCCTCTG GAAGTTCCTGGGATGGGATTTCACATCACACAACCAGGTTCCTCTGTCGCGACATCATTGATTGATGGTGAATCAAAGCCAAAGCATGTCCTTTTGTTGGAAATTAAG GGTAATCAATATCGGCCAACCAAGATACCTTTGACTTCAGTAAGGCCATTTGAGTACACAGAG ATTGTATTGAAGGATGAGTCTGACATCGACTCTAATGATCAGAACTCAATTATCGAACACTTGGACAAAGTG GTTCAAAGTTTGATTGAGAAATCTAGCAAAAGGGCTGTAAACAAATCAGAGCTCAAGCTTCCATTAGTCCGCATAAAG GTGGATTACTCTGGGTTTATGACAATAAATCCTCAAAGATTTGGTCAGAAATATGTTGGCAAG gTAGCAAATCCTCAAGACATCCTTATATTCTCAAAAGCTTCAAGGAAAGGTCGCAGTGATG TGAAAATTGATGACTCAGAAAGGCTTCGTCCAGAAGAACTAAACCAACAAAACATAGAAGCATTAGTTGCAGAAAATAATCTG AAAATGGAGATCCTTCCTGTCAATGATTTGGATGTTGCGTTGcacaattttgtaaataaagaTGACAAAATGGCATTTTATTCCTGCGTGCAATACAATCTAGAAGAAACACGA AGTAAGATTTCTCAAGACGCAGATCctttgaagtttgaagaagaagatttaaTTCTTAAAGTTGGGGAGTGCTTGGAG GATCGAGTCAAGGAGAGGAACACCCATTCCAAGAAGGATATGGCATTCACATCATCTATGCAGTCGTCAAAA GATTTAGGCAGTAAAAGTTCCACGGCAGTTGGGTCTGCTGTTTCTTTCAGTGATGATGAGGATACGGTAAAAGCATCTGGGTCAAAGCCCACTAGAGGTCGGAAAGCATCATCTAAGGCAGCTGATGACACTCCAATTAAAACTTCCACACGAGGAAGGGGAAGGGGTAGAGGGAGGGGCACCAGTAGCCTGAAGCAGACAACTCTTGATGCATCTCTTGGATTTCGACAATCGCAAAG GTCTGCATCTGCTGCTGCAACTGCTACTGTTCGAAGCATAGCCGATACAGATGTTATGAATTCTGCTTCTAGCGAAGAACCAAGGGAAAATGAAGTGGAAGAAATTAATGACAGTTCG GAAAATGATGATAGTCTTCTCAGCAAAGGAAGAAAGCGCACTGCTCCAAGGGGTAGAGGGAGAGGATCCACTCAGTCTAAACGGGGAAAGAAATCAGACAACTCCGCAGTTCAGAGAACGTTCATGGGTAGAGATGACAGCAATGATGACAGCGAAGATGAAGACAACGCTAGAAAGAGATTAAATAAGTCTCAACCTCGG GCGACAAGAAATTATGGTGCACTGAGAAAAGGTAGATAG
- the LOC111796602 gene encoding double-strand break repair protein MRE11 isoform X1: MGDISREEMKNTLRILVATDCHLGYLEKDEIRRHDSFQAFEEICSIAEQKQVDFLLLGGDLFHENKPSRSTLVKAIEILRHHCLNDKPVHFQVVSDQTINFPNTFGHVNYEDPHFNVGLPVFSIHGNHDDPAGVDNLSAVDILSACNLVNYFGKMVLGGSGVGQITICPILIKKGSTSVALYGLGNIRDERLNRMFQTPHAVQWMRPEAQEGCQVTDWFNILVLHQNRVKANPKNAINEHFLPRFLDFIVWGHEHECLVDPLEVPGMGFHITQPGSSVATSLIDGESKPKHVLLLEIKGNQYRPTKIPLTSVRPFEYTEIVLKDESDIDSNDQNSIIEHLDKVVQSLIEKSSKRAVNKSELKLPLVRIKVDYSGFMTINPQRFGQKYVGKVANPQDILIFSKASRKGRSDVKIDDSERLRPEELNQQNIEALVAENNLKMEILPVNDLDVALHNFVNKDDKMAFYSCVQYNLEETRSKISQDADPLKFEEEDLILKVGECLEDRVKERNTHSKKDMAFTSSMQSSKDLGSKSSTAVGSAVSFSDDEDTVKASGSKPTRGRKASSKAADDTPIKTSTRGRGRGRGRGTSSLKQTTLDASLGFRQSQRSASAAATATVRSIADTDVMNSASSEEPRENEVEEINDSSENDDSLLSKGRKRTAPRGRGRGSTQSKRGKKSDNSAVQRTFMGRDDSNDDSEDEDNARKRLNKSQPRATRNYGALRKGR; encoded by the exons ATGGGAGATATATCTCG GGAGGAGATGAAAAATACACTTCGAATACTTGTCGCAACAGATTGCCATCTGGGTTATTTGGAGAAGGATGAAATACGGCGGCATGATTCATTCCAGGCATTTGAAGAGATATGCTCAATTGCAGAACAAAAGCAG GTGGATTTTTTACTTCTTGGCGGTGACCTTTTCCATGAGAACAAGCCATCACGATCAACATTAGTGAAGGCAATTGAGATCCTGCGTCATCATTGCCTTAATGATAAACCTGTGCATTTCCAAGTTGTTAGCGACCAAACCATCAATTTTCCAAACAC ATTTGGTCACGTCAACTATGAAGATCCTCATTTTAATGTTGGTTTGCCAGTATTCAGTATTCATGGAAACCATGATGATCCTGCTGGAGTG GACAACCTTTCAGCTGTTGATATTCTCTCTGCATGCAATCTTGTGAACTACTTCGGGAAAATGGTTCTTGGTGGTTCTGGTGTTGGTCAGATCACCATCTGCCCCATTCTTATCAAAAAG GGTTCAACATCCGTGGCTCTTTATGGTCTTGGAAATATTAGAGATGAAAGACTGAACAGGATGTTCCAG ACACCACATGCTGTTCAGTGGATGCGGCCTGAAGCGCAGGAAGGCTGTCAAGTGACAGACTGGTTCAACATTCTGGTACTTCATCAAAACAG AGTAAAGGCAAATCCTAAAAATGCAATAAATGAGCATTTTTTACCTCGCTTCTTGGACTTCATTGTCTGGGGACATGAACACGAATGTTTGGTTGACCCTCTG GAAGTTCCTGGGATGGGATTTCACATCACACAACCAGGTTCCTCTGTCGCGACATCATTGATTGATGGTGAATCAAAGCCAAAGCATGTCCTTTTGTTGGAAATTAAG GGTAATCAATATCGGCCAACCAAGATACCTTTGACTTCAGTAAGGCCATTTGAGTACACAGAG ATTGTATTGAAGGATGAGTCTGACATCGACTCTAATGATCAGAACTCAATTATCGAACACTTGGACAAAGTG GTTCAAAGTTTGATTGAGAAATCTAGCAAAAGGGCTGTAAACAAATCAGAGCTCAAGCTTCCATTAGTCCGCATAAAG GTGGATTACTCTGGGTTTATGACAATAAATCCTCAAAGATTTGGTCAGAAATATGTTGGCAAG gTAGCAAATCCTCAAGACATCCTTATATTCTCAAAAGCTTCAAGGAAAGGTCGCAGTGATG TGAAAATTGATGACTCAGAAAGGCTTCGTCCAGAAGAACTAAACCAACAAAACATAGAAGCATTAGTTGCAGAAAATAATCTG AAAATGGAGATCCTTCCTGTCAATGATTTGGATGTTGCGTTGcacaattttgtaaataaagaTGACAAAATGGCATTTTATTCCTGCGTGCAATACAATCTAGAAGAAACACGA AGTAAGATTTCTCAAGACGCAGATCctttgaagtttgaagaagaagatttaaTTCTTAAAGTTGGGGAGTGCTTGGAG GATCGAGTCAAGGAGAGGAACACCCATTCCAAGAAGGATATGGCATTCACATCATCTATGCAGTCGTCAAAA GATTTAGGCAGTAAAAGTTCCACGGCAGTTGGGTCTGCTGTTTCTTTCAGTGATGATGAGGATACGGTAAAAGCATCTGGGTCAAAGCCCACTAGAGGTCGGAAAGCATCATCTAAGGCAGCTGATGACACTCCAATTAAAACTTCCACACGAGGAAGGGGAAGGGGTAGAGGGAGGGGCACCAGTAGCCTGAAGCAGACAACTCTTGATGCATCTCTTGGATTTCGACAATCGCAAAG GTCTGCATCTGCTGCTGCAACTGCTACTGTTCGAAGCATAGCCGATACAGATGTTATGAATTCTGCTTCTAGCGAAGAACCAAGGGAAAATGAAGTGGAAGAAATTAATGACAGTTCG GAAAATGATGATAGTCTTCTCAGCAAAGGAAGAAAGCGCACTGCTCCAAGGGGTAGAGGGAGAGGATCCACTCAGTCTAAACGGGGAAAGAAATCAGACAACTCCGCAGTTCAGAGAACGTTCATGGGTAGAGATGACAGCAATGATGACAGCGAAGATGAAGACAACGCTAGAAAGAGATTAAATAAGTCTCAACCTCGG GCGACAAGAAATTATGGTGCACTGAGAAAAGGTAGATAG